A genomic segment from Roseibium algicola encodes:
- a CDS encoding response regulator, whose product MEETSPIVAIIEDDDAVRRALTRLIASFGYRTLEFESGEKFLAERTAVSSDCVIADFHMSGMTGLDVLLKTKSEAESPPVVIMTGFDEPGKRSRCMGAGAAAYLVKPFERDVIAKTLRDILDH is encoded by the coding sequence ATGGAAGAAACGTCTCCCATTGTGGCAATTATTGAAGACGACGATGCCGTTCGCCGCGCTCTCACACGGCTTATAGCGTCGTTCGGCTACCGAACACTTGAATTTGAATCCGGCGAGAAATTTCTGGCGGAACGAACTGCCGTTTCCAGCGACTGTGTGATAGCCGACTTCCACATGAGCGGCATGACCGGGCTGGATGTGCTCTTGAAAACGAAGTCGGAGGCTGAAAGTCCTCCTGTCGTCATCATGACGGGATTCGATGAACCTGGAAAACGTTCCCGGTGCATGGGGGCAGGCGCTGCGGCATACCTCGTGAAGCCGTTCGAACGGGATGTCATCGCAAAAACCCTTCGCGACATTCTTGATCATTGA
- a CDS encoding response regulator transcription factor: MGQEFAPETIYVVDDDTLIQKALARLLEAEEYRVECHCDAESFLKFHKSGAPGCVILDVEMPGMNGYDVHKLLLEGNTKRQVIFLTGHGTIPLSVSAIKSGAVDFLTKPVAADQLLEAVKVALERDRMSRRDTEFRSSFQTRLERLTTRECQVLLHVMEGKMNKQIAADLGVTLKTIKVHRGRAMSKMQANSVADLVRDWTLFSAS, translated from the coding sequence ATGGGTCAGGAATTTGCACCGGAAACGATCTACGTCGTCGACGATGATACCCTCATCCAGAAGGCACTCGCCCGATTGCTGGAGGCGGAAGAATACCGGGTCGAATGCCATTGCGATGCCGAGAGTTTTTTAAAGTTCCACAAGTCAGGCGCACCTGGATGCGTGATCCTCGATGTCGAGATGCCCGGCATGAACGGTTACGACGTTCATAAGCTGCTCCTTGAAGGGAATACCAAGCGGCAGGTGATCTTTTTGACCGGACACGGAACGATCCCGTTGAGCGTCAGCGCGATCAAGTCCGGGGCGGTTGATTTCCTGACCAAACCCGTCGCTGCCGATCAACTGCTGGAAGCGGTCAAGGTTGCCCTCGAGCGGGACCGAATGTCGAGAAGAGATACTGAATTCAGGTCTTCCTTTCAGACGCGCCTGGAAAGGCTGACGACCAGAGAGTGTCAGGTCCTGCTGCACGTGATGGAAGGAAAGATGAACAAGCAGATTGCCGCGGATCTCGGAGTGACTCTCAAGACGATCAAGGTTCACCGTGGCAGGGCCATGAGCAAGATGCAGGCAAACAGCGTCGCTGATCTGGTGCGGGACTGGACCTTGTTCAGTGCAAGTTAA